One Parashewanella spongiae genomic window, CCCGTGATGGCACCTCATCTACCACTAAGGGCTGATTCAATCACCTGCCTGAATTTGCTGACGGCCTGCGCTGAAATGGAGCGTTTTAAAGAAGCCAAGTCATTGGTGTTTGGCGATACAACTACAGCCAGCTTAATACAACAGTGGGGCATCAAGCCTAATGATGCCATTTACAATGCCTTTACTAAAGTATGTATTAAGGCAAAGGAGTTAGACACTGGAATATGGTATTTAGAAGAAATAATAAACAAATGTAACATGAGTACTTTTTCACAAATTCATGCTCAACTTGCGCCGCTTGAAAAAGATAATTTCGCAAGCATGATTGATAAAGGGATAACACAAGGAATATATAAAAAAAATGTTGGCTTAATGAATCATTGTATAGATTTGCATATGGATAAAATCTTCGAAGGACATTCAGGCGATGGTACACATATTCGAGGTGTTCCATTAGCTTTCGCAAGACTATTATTTTGTTACCACAAACAAAACAATGAACCCAACATCACATCGATCATAACTGGGTACCATGGCAATAATACGTTAAAAAATGGAATGATAAGTTTTCTCAAAGATGAATTTGGACTTGAGTTTATCGAGGATGAATTCAACTCAGGAATGATAGTATTGAGCAAGTCTGCCCATTAAGTAGAGTAGGCTACTGGCTTCGCTATCGCTTATCCAGCAGCCCCTCTTCGATTCCGTGCATGAGGTTTTCCCTCACACGGCTCTGTTGTTACACTTCTCTCAGCCCCTTCACTTTGCTTATCATCTTGTCGTGGGTAAATACTCAAGACCAGCTTGGCGTAATTTTTCGTAAGCACCTCGTGATAGATACTTGCTTCGACGTTGACTTAAGCGACGATGCCAGCGATAGAACCGGTTTACTACAAATCCATTTATTCTGAAAAATACACCTCTGGGATAACCTATCCCACCAAAATAGTGTTTCCATCCCCTCAGAACTTGATTAACCTTATTTATCAGTACGCCAAGTGTATTTGAGGTTCGGTGTTTCACTATGTCTCTGATTTTATTTTTCAGCTTTGTTTGGCTCTTCTTAGACGCCTGTATCTTGATGTAACTGGTGCCTTTGATGAGGCCTGTGATCCGTTGAAAGTTAAAACCGAGGAAATCAAACTCATTCATCAGCTTTCCCATATCCACACAGTGGGTTTTACTTTGATTTAGCTTCAGACCTTCATCACTTAATTGCTGTGTTATCCAGTCCAGTTGCTCTTGTGTGTAGGTTTGCTTATGAAGTACAACAAAATCATCTGCATAGGTAACGATTTTACACGGTGTTTTTTCGTGTATTTTCAAACAGAAATCGTTGAGATAGATGTTAGCCAGTAGTGGAGAGATAACTCCGCCTTGCGGAGTGCCACATCGGCTTGCTTCTATTCGCCATTTCCCGTTGACCGTCTCTATGCTGATGGGCGCTTTGATAAAGCTTTTCAGTAAACTCAGAAAGCTGCTGTCGCTTATTCGCCTTTCTACTTTTGCCATCAACTTAGCGTGCGGGATGGTATCGAAATAGGCGCTCAAGTCAGCATCGAGTACGTGCTGGTAGCCTTGTTTTAGGCTCATTTCAATGACTTTTACCGCTTGCTGGGCGCTTCGACATGGACGGTAGCCATAACTGTGTCCATGTAAATGAGGTTCGTAGACGGATTGCATCACTATTGTCATCGCCATTTGCACAATTCTGTCACTGATTATCGGGATCCCAAGTTTCCGCGTTTTGCCGTTGTCTTTGAGTATTTCTACTCGTTTGACTGGGCTAGGTCGATAGTTTTTCTGTTGTAATTGAGTTTGAATTTCTTTGGGTGTGGGTCTTTTAAAACGACGAAGTTACCCACATCTGTATAACCTCTGTTTGGATTGCTTTTTGTGATACTCCCAATACTTTTCAATATCACCACTCGATCTTAACGACCTAAGTTTTAATATAGCTTCTGCACCTTCAAGGCTCCATCTCGCTCCAGTGATATCCAACCTATCATTAATCAGATGACGACAAGCTCCCTCAATGACACCGCTAGCAATTGGGAAACCTTGCTCTAACGCTTTACCGTATTCTAATCTTGATTTATTTTTCAATAGATAACCGATGCACTTATTAATGCCTTCTCGTTGTTTTAATTTCCGTTTTGTTGCACTGATCCCAAGGCCTTTTGCTACTTGTGACGCATTACCTCGTAAGATTTCAGTCGCTCGCTTTTCTATCCAATCTTCGACTTCTGGATCATCTTTTTCAAATAAGCACCACGCCGCTTTCCAGAGATATTCAAGCACATGGATGAAATCCATGACCACCGTTGCATTGATGTTGAGTTTCTTCATCACCCGATAAATTTGTTTTAGCTGATGAGGATGACCATCAACGAGTACAACCCACTGACAGCTTTGAGTTGGGTCTCGTTCCAGAGCTTCTAAAAATGCTTCTTCAATCACAGTCGCAGCGCTTCTTTCTACGCTTGCCCACACACGTTTATTTCTTGGTGGCACACGTAATGGACGAACATTTGAATTATCGTTTCTAGACATGATTGATTCTGGGGTACGATGCAAAGGCTTGGTGGTGTATACCGCTGCAACTTCTGCCATTCGTTTGCGGTCTTTTTTTTCTCCAGCACTTAGGCGTCCTTTGAGCTTCTGTTGTTTCGCTGCTTTTTGCGTGCCCTCTCTCAAGCTATTAGGTTGCATAACGATGCCTTTTCCATCCATAGTCAATACCAGTAAATCAGATGTATTTTCTGGCTTAAGGTATCTCTGCTGGAGATAAAAACCATCAAAATCTTGTGCAATATCCTGCACAATTTGCCTTGCTTGTCGCTTGGGCACGTGCGCACCTGTGGTGGTATCTATTGAGCTTACTGCATCATCATATGAGCCTTTGACTGCTTCTGTAGCGAG contains:
- the ltrA gene encoding group II intron reverse transcriptase/maturase, translating into MQTQLQQKNYRPSPVKRVEILKDNGKTRKLGIPIISDRIVQMAMTIVMQSVYEPHLHGHSYGYRPCRSAQQAVKVIEMSLKQGYQHVLDADLSAYFDTIPHAKLMAKVERRISDSSFLSLLKSFIKAPISIETVNGKWRIEASRCGTPQGGVISPLLANIYLNDFCLKIHEKTPCKIVTYADDFVVLHKQTYTQEQLDWITQQLSDEGLKLNQSKTHCVDMGKLMNEFDFLGFNFQRITGLIKGTSYIKIQASKKSQTKLKNKIRDIVKHRTSNTLGVLINKVNQVLRGWKHYFGGIGYPRGVFFRINGFVVNRFYRWHRRLSQRRSKYLSRGAYEKLRQAGLEYLPTTR
- a CDS encoding ISKra4 family transposase, giving the protein MISHLEDEQVKQESHGEVEAYIDTEGTELLRCLLQGFLDIKTAEEPRQQVCSNRDIALNHLKNNCKRNLESLFGTVTMHRKGYSQRRCDSVFPMDGELNLSKDKYSDGVRLRLATEAVKGSYDDAVSSIDTTTGAHVPKRQARQIVQDIAQDFDGFYLQQRYLKPENTSDLLVLTMDGKGIVMQPNSLREGTQKAAKQQKLKGRLSAGEKKDRKRMAEVAAVYTTKPLHRTPESIMSRNDNSNVRPLRVPPRNKRVWASVERSAATVIEEAFLEALERDPTQSCQWVVLVDGHPHQLKQIYRVMKKLNINATVVMDFIHVLEYLWKAAWCLFEKDDPEVEDWIEKRATEILRGNASQVAKGLGISATKRKLKQREGINKCIGYLLKNKSRLEYGKALEQGFPIASGVIEGACRHLINDRLDITGARWSLEGAEAILKLRSLRSSGDIEKYWEYHKKQSKQRLYRCG